A window of the Burkholderia sp. 9120 genome harbors these coding sequences:
- a CDS encoding MaoC family dehydratase, which translates to MGFSFEDMVVGTSVEVGKHTFTREEIVDFAQKYDPQPFHLDEAAAAQSPFRGLVASGWHTCSVMMGMLVRNTLAGSTSMGSPGIDDIRWLKPVRVGDTITMKNVVLDKRVSESKPDRGIVSTQWEGINQHGETVITVRSKGLFGLRNPGAAS; encoded by the coding sequence ATGGGTTTCAGTTTCGAGGACATGGTGGTCGGCACGAGCGTGGAAGTCGGCAAGCACACGTTCACGCGTGAAGAGATTGTGGACTTTGCGCAAAAGTACGATCCGCAACCGTTTCATCTGGACGAAGCCGCTGCCGCCCAGTCGCCGTTCCGCGGTCTGGTGGCGAGCGGCTGGCACACCTGTTCGGTGATGATGGGCATGCTGGTGCGTAACACGCTCGCGGGTTCCACGTCGATGGGCTCGCCCGGCATCGACGATATCCGCTGGTTGAAGCCGGTGCGCGTAGGCGACACGATCACGATGAAGAACGTCGTGCTCGACAAACGCGTGTCTGAGAGCAAGCCGGATCGCGGCATCGTGTCGACGCAATGGGAAGGCATCAACCAGCATGGTGAAACGGTGATCACGGTGCGCTCGAAGGGTTTGTTCGGACTGCGCAATCCGGGAGCCGCATCATGA
- a CDS encoding DUF2818 family protein — MSAAGWFIVLLALVGANLPFLNQRLFAAVPLKAVKKSAWIRIAELIVLYFVVGALGFLLEARAGNRFEQGWQFYAITFALFIVFAFPGFTFQYLVKRR; from the coding sequence ATGTCGGCTGCGGGTTGGTTTATCGTGTTGTTGGCGCTGGTCGGCGCCAACCTGCCGTTCCTGAATCAGCGCCTCTTCGCCGCCGTGCCGTTGAAAGCGGTGAAGAAGAGCGCCTGGATCCGGATTGCCGAATTGATCGTGCTGTACTTCGTGGTCGGCGCACTGGGTTTTCTGCTTGAGGCGCGCGCGGGTAACCGCTTCGAGCAGGGTTGGCAGTTCTACGCGATCACGTTCGCTTTGTTCATCGTGTTCGCATTCCCCGGCTTTACTTTCCAGTATCTCGTCAAACGCCGCTGA
- a CDS encoding acyl-CoA dehydrogenase family protein has product MNLDYSSADNAFRADIRNWLEANLPRELSDKVLNHKRLSREDFAGWHKLLGTRGWSVIAWPKEYGGPGWDATQRHIWDEECARIGAPSVLPFGVSMVAPVLMKYGNEAQKRHYLPRILDGSDWWCQGYSEPGSGSDLASLRTRAERVGDHYLVNGQKTWTTLGQYADMMFCLVRTDSGAKKQEGISFLLIDMKRPGITVRPIITLDEDHEVNEVFFEDVKVPVENLVGDENRGWTYAKYLLGHERTGIARVGQSKRELVFLKRLALDQKKNGKPLLQDPVFAAKVASLEIELMALEVTVQRVVANEAGGRGPGPEASMLKIKGTEVQQALTELMFEAVGPLAAPFDVPFLEGERDHSLAGDDDAAPLAAYYFNFRKTSIYGGSNEIQKNIIAQMILGL; this is encoded by the coding sequence ATGAATCTGGACTATTCCTCCGCTGATAACGCGTTCCGCGCGGACATCCGCAATTGGCTCGAAGCGAATCTGCCTCGCGAGCTCAGCGACAAAGTTCTCAATCACAAACGCCTTTCCCGCGAAGATTTCGCGGGCTGGCACAAGCTGCTCGGCACGCGCGGCTGGTCAGTGATCGCCTGGCCCAAAGAATATGGAGGCCCGGGCTGGGACGCGACTCAACGACACATCTGGGACGAAGAGTGCGCGCGCATCGGTGCGCCGTCGGTGCTGCCTTTTGGCGTTTCGATGGTGGCGCCCGTTCTGATGAAATACGGCAACGAGGCGCAGAAACGTCACTATTTGCCGCGCATTCTCGATGGCTCGGACTGGTGGTGCCAGGGCTATTCCGAACCGGGTTCCGGTTCCGACCTGGCCTCGCTGCGCACGCGCGCCGAACGCGTTGGTGACCATTACCTGGTCAACGGCCAGAAAACCTGGACCACGCTCGGCCAGTACGCGGACATGATGTTCTGCCTCGTGCGCACCGACAGCGGTGCGAAGAAGCAGGAGGGCATTTCGTTCCTGCTGATCGACATGAAAAGGCCGGGCATCACGGTGCGTCCCATCATCACGCTCGACGAAGATCACGAAGTCAACGAAGTCTTTTTCGAAGACGTGAAAGTGCCGGTCGAGAATCTGGTCGGAGACGAGAACCGCGGCTGGACTTACGCAAAATATCTGCTTGGCCATGAGCGCACTGGTATTGCGCGTGTCGGCCAATCCAAGCGAGAACTGGTTTTCCTGAAACGTCTCGCGCTGGATCAGAAAAAGAACGGCAAGCCGCTGCTGCAAGATCCGGTGTTCGCCGCGAAAGTCGCGAGCCTCGAGATCGAGTTGATGGCGCTCGAAGTCACCGTGCAGCGCGTGGTCGCCAATGAAGCTGGCGGACGCGGACCGGGGCCCGAGGCGTCGATGCTGAAAATCAAAGGCACCGAGGTCCAGCAGGCGCTGACCGAACTGATGTTCGAAGCCGTCGGCCCACTTGCCGCACCGTTCGACGTACCGTTCCTCGAAGGCGAGCGCGATCATAGTCTGGCCGGCGACGACGACGCCGCGCCGCTAGCCGCGTACTACTTCAACTTCCGCAAGACGTCGATTTACGGCGGCTCGAACGAAATTCAAAAGAACATCATCGCGCAGATGATTCTCGGACTTTGA
- a CDS encoding DUF1178 family protein has product MKVLDLQCPHGHRFEGWFASAEDFESQQSRKLVECPICGANEVSRLPSAPRLNLSGATEAKAPAATDDMQARVMRALREVLEKTENVGDRFAEEARRIHYNEAPARNIRGVTTPEDAKALVEEGIEVMPLPVPAALKEPLQ; this is encoded by the coding sequence ATGAAGGTCCTCGATTTACAGTGTCCGCATGGCCATCGGTTCGAAGGCTGGTTCGCTTCAGCTGAGGACTTCGAGTCGCAGCAGTCTCGCAAGCTGGTCGAATGTCCAATTTGCGGTGCGAACGAAGTAAGCCGCTTGCCGTCGGCGCCGCGACTGAATTTGTCGGGTGCGACGGAGGCAAAGGCACCGGCGGCCACAGATGACATGCAGGCGCGTGTCATGCGTGCGTTGCGCGAGGTACTGGAAAAGACTGAGAACGTGGGCGACCGCTTCGCTGAGGAAGCACGGCGCATTCACTACAACGAAGCGCCCGCACGCAATATTCGCGGTGTTACGACACCCGAAGATGCGAAAGCCTTGGTCGAAGAAGGCATCGAAGTGATGCCGCTGCCGGTCCCGGCCGCCTTGAAGGAACCGCTGCAATAG
- a CDS encoding MaoC family dehydratase, which translates to MTVGAAPAATFGDAAALRELIGAEPLVSEWLTVDQASVDRFAEATGDHQWIHVDPERARRESPFGGPVAHGFLTLSLIPALLGKTVALRQRMGVNYGLNRVRFTSPVPVGSSLRAKFAVDSVSEVDNAGVQVVWNVTLERQDSERPVCVAEFITRHYF; encoded by the coding sequence ATGACGGTCGGCGCGGCGCCTGCCGCGACTTTCGGCGATGCCGCGGCACTGCGGGAACTGATCGGCGCCGAGCCGCTCGTCAGCGAATGGTTGACCGTCGATCAGGCGAGCGTCGATCGCTTCGCGGAGGCCACCGGCGATCATCAGTGGATTCACGTCGATCCGGAACGGGCGCGGCGTGAGTCGCCGTTCGGCGGTCCGGTCGCCCATGGTTTCCTGACGTTATCGCTGATCCCGGCGTTGCTGGGCAAGACGGTCGCACTGCGACAGCGTATGGGTGTGAACTACGGATTGAATCGCGTGCGGTTCACGTCGCCGGTGCCGGTCGGTTCGTCATTGCGGGCGAAATTCGCGGTCGACTCCGTCAGCGAGGTCGACAATGCCGGCGTGCAAGTGGTGTGGAATGTGACGCTGGAACGGCAGGACAGTGAGCGGCCGGTGTGCGTCGCGGAGTTCATCACGCGGCACTACTTCTAA
- a CDS encoding acyl-CoA dehydrogenase: MDFNFNDEQQQFADALRRYLDKSYGFEARQAIVRSEAGISDTHWAAFTELGLTALPVPEAQGGFNGGPIDMLVVMQELGRALVVEPYWATAVGIEALRLAGSGRGEDTSLLERAAQGEIKLSVAFHEPHARYDLFDVATTASGSGEQPTLTGTKSVVLHGAQAHYWIVPARLNGEIALFIVAREAAGVKLTDYRTIDGQRAATLEFNGTPARRLEGKHAGAAALEHIADYGTVLLCAEAIGALDALNLATVDYTKTRQQFGQPIARFQALQHRMVEMLIHAEQARSVTYLAAMRYTSEDPDERRRAVSAAKARVGQAARFVGQQAVQLHGGMGVTNEVAAAHLFKRLAIIETTLGDVDHHLARFAALPGFMTAEV, translated from the coding sequence ATGGACTTCAATTTCAACGACGAACAACAGCAATTCGCCGACGCATTGCGTCGCTATCTGGACAAGAGCTACGGGTTCGAAGCGCGCCAGGCGATTGTCCGCTCGGAAGCGGGCATATCGGATACGCACTGGGCCGCATTCACCGAATTGGGTCTGACCGCGCTGCCGGTGCCGGAAGCGCAAGGTGGTTTCAACGGCGGCCCGATCGACATGCTGGTCGTGATGCAGGAACTCGGCCGCGCGCTGGTCGTCGAGCCGTATTGGGCGACGGCAGTCGGCATCGAGGCATTGCGTCTTGCCGGCAGCGGGCGGGGCGAAGATACATCGTTGCTGGAGCGCGCAGCGCAGGGCGAGATCAAGCTGTCCGTGGCATTTCACGAACCCCACGCACGGTACGATCTGTTCGACGTCGCCACGACCGCGAGTGGCTCCGGCGAGCAGCCGACCTTGACCGGTACGAAGTCGGTCGTATTGCACGGTGCGCAAGCGCATTACTGGATCGTGCCGGCCCGGCTGAATGGCGAAATCGCGCTGTTTATCGTGGCGCGCGAAGCAGCGGGCGTGAAGCTGACCGACTACCGTACGATCGACGGTCAACGCGCCGCAACGCTCGAATTCAACGGCACGCCCGCGCGCCGTCTCGAAGGCAAGCACGCCGGCGCGGCTGCGCTCGAACACATCGCGGACTACGGCACGGTCTTGCTGTGCGCGGAGGCGATCGGCGCGCTAGACGCACTGAACCTCGCCACCGTCGACTACACCAAAACACGTCAGCAGTTCGGCCAGCCGATCGCGCGCTTTCAGGCCTTGCAGCATCGCATGGTCGAGATGCTGATTCACGCCGAGCAGGCGCGTTCGGTCACCTATCTGGCCGCCATGCGCTACACCAGCGAAGACCCCGACGAGCGTCGCCGGGCCGTCTCCGCTGCAAAGGCGCGGGTTGGGCAGGCTGCGCGTTTCGTCGGTCAGCAGGCGGTTCAGTTGCATGGAGGCATGGGCGTGACGAACGAAGTCGCGGCGGCGCATCTGTTCAAACGTCTTGCGATCATCGAAACCACACTGGGCGATGTTGATCACCATCTCGCGCGGTTCGCTGCGCTGCCCGGCTTCATGACCGCCGAAGTTTGA
- a CDS encoding DNA-binding protein yields the protein MEYVFILKYRLAAEDSDLDAIVERLGEEGCDDATVGVGQPGRMALFFSREGASAFAALVSALEDVKRAVPSARLVEAGPDFVGLTDVAEVAGVSRQNMRKLMLSHAVDFPPPVHEGSASVWHLSDILAWLTARGGYDIKAHVLDVAKSAKQINLAKGARELEPRLNRQLECLVA from the coding sequence ATGGAATATGTTTTCATCTTGAAGTACCGGCTCGCGGCTGAAGACAGCGATCTCGACGCCATCGTCGAGCGGTTGGGCGAGGAGGGTTGCGACGACGCCACGGTCGGCGTGGGGCAACCGGGTCGCATGGCGTTGTTCTTTTCGCGTGAAGGCGCGTCCGCGTTCGCCGCGCTCGTCAGCGCACTCGAAGACGTCAAACGCGCAGTGCCGTCTGCACGCCTCGTCGAAGCCGGCCCGGATTTCGTCGGGCTTACCGACGTCGCCGAGGTCGCCGGCGTGTCGCGACAGAACATGCGCAAGCTGATGCTGAGCCACGCAGTTGATTTCCCGCCGCCGGTCCACGAGGGCAGTGCGTCGGTCTGGCATTTGTCGGACATCCTGGCCTGGCTGACAGCGCGCGGTGGCTATGACATCAAGGCACACGTCCTTGACGTTGCGAAGTCGGCGAAGCAGATCAACCTCGCCAAAGGTGCGCGCGAACTCGAGCCGCGGCTTAACCGCCAACTCGAATGCCTGGTGGCGTAG
- a CDS encoding NUDIX hydrolase, producing MAELPDHDAALTETCVESKTIHQGPFLTLKCDTVRLPDGKQATREYVQHPGAVMVIPLFDDGRVLLESQYRYPMGKVMVEYPAGKLDANEGALACAKRELQEETGYTAREFVYLTRIHPIISYSTEFIDIYLARGLSAGERKLDEGEFLELFTASVADVSEWVRTGKITDVKTVIGTFWLEKVLSGAWPTTAQPQ from the coding sequence ATGGCTGAACTTCCTGATCACGACGCCGCGCTCACCGAGACTTGTGTCGAGAGCAAAACGATCCATCAAGGGCCGTTTCTGACGCTGAAATGCGATACCGTTCGCCTGCCGGACGGCAAGCAGGCCACGCGCGAATACGTTCAGCATCCGGGCGCCGTCATGGTGATTCCGCTTTTCGACGACGGTCGTGTGCTGCTGGAAAGCCAGTATCGCTATCCGATGGGCAAGGTCATGGTCGAATACCCGGCCGGTAAGCTCGACGCGAACGAAGGCGCACTCGCGTGCGCGAAACGCGAGTTGCAGGAAGAAACGGGCTACACGGCGCGTGAATTCGTCTACCTGACGCGCATTCACCCGATCATTTCGTACTCGACCGAGTTCATCGACATTTACCTCGCTCGTGGTTTGAGCGCGGGCGAGCGCAAGCTCGATGAAGGTGAGTTCCTTGAGCTGTTTACAGCAAGCGTTGCCGACGTGTCGGAATGGGTGCGTACCGGCAAGATCACCGACGTGAAGACGGTGATCGGCACGTTCTGGCTGGAGAAGGTGTTGTCGGGCGCCTGGCCGACAACCGCGCAACCGCAGTAG
- the nuoN gene encoding NADH-quinone oxidoreductase subunit NuoN, whose protein sequence is MQNAPMTALLPDALVMLAVVVAWLNDTFVGQAGRRTTYFIAFFSTLVAGIWFAMNAFDPQVRYYFGHMYVVDPFANVMKAVVTLGYAVSIVYSRRYLEDRGLFRGEFFLLGMFSLLGQLVMISGNNFLTLYLGLELMSLSLYGAIALRRDAAPSNEAAMKYYVLGALASGFLLYGISMLYGATGSLDLNEVFKAIGTSHYDPSVLLFGVIFIVAGVAFKMGAVPFHMWVPDVYQGAPTAMTLMVGGGPKVAAFAWGLRFLVMGLLPLAVEWQQMLVIMAALSLIVGNITGIVQRNVKRMLAYSAISNMGFVLLGLLSGVVDHKTTGAANAYGSAMFYSIVYLITTMGTFGVIMLLARRDFEADTLEDFKGLNQRSPVFAFVMMVMMFSLAGIPPAVGFYAKLAVLQATMNAGLTWLTVLAVMTSLFGAFYYLRIVKLMYFDDPVDTAPIHADSSTRALLALNGLAVLVLGIVPDPLLKACLQAIQHTLLL, encoded by the coding sequence ATGCAAAACGCCCCTATGACTGCTCTGTTGCCCGACGCGCTGGTGATGCTCGCCGTTGTCGTCGCGTGGCTCAACGACACGTTCGTCGGCCAGGCCGGTCGCCGTACCACGTACTTCATTGCGTTCTTCTCGACGCTCGTCGCCGGCATCTGGTTTGCGATGAACGCGTTCGACCCGCAAGTGCGCTACTACTTCGGCCACATGTACGTGGTGGACCCGTTCGCCAACGTGATGAAAGCGGTGGTGACGCTCGGCTATGCCGTGTCGATCGTCTATTCGCGCCGTTACCTCGAAGATCGCGGCCTGTTCCGCGGCGAGTTCTTCCTGTTGGGCATGTTCTCGTTGCTCGGCCAGCTCGTGATGATCTCGGGCAACAACTTCCTGACGCTGTATCTCGGTCTGGAACTGATGTCGCTGTCGCTGTACGGCGCGATCGCGCTGCGCCGTGACGCGGCGCCGTCGAACGAAGCGGCGATGAAGTACTACGTGCTCGGCGCGCTGGCTTCCGGTTTCCTGTTGTACGGCATCTCGATGCTGTACGGCGCGACCGGTTCGCTCGACCTGAACGAAGTGTTCAAGGCGATCGGCACGAGCCACTACGACCCGAGCGTGCTGCTGTTCGGCGTGATCTTTATCGTGGCGGGCGTGGCGTTCAAGATGGGCGCGGTGCCGTTCCACATGTGGGTGCCTGACGTTTATCAGGGCGCACCGACGGCCATGACGCTGATGGTCGGCGGCGGTCCGAAGGTTGCCGCGTTTGCGTGGGGCCTGCGCTTCCTCGTGATGGGCCTGTTGCCGCTCGCGGTCGAATGGCAGCAAATGCTGGTGATTATGGCGGCGCTGTCGCTGATCGTCGGCAACATCACCGGTATCGTGCAACGCAACGTCAAGCGGATGCTCGCGTATTCGGCGATCTCGAACATGGGCTTCGTGCTGCTCGGCCTGCTCTCCGGCGTGGTCGACCACAAGACCACCGGCGCCGCGAACGCGTACGGCTCGGCGATGTTCTACAGCATCGTCTACCTGATCACGACGATGGGCACGTTCGGCGTCATCATGCTGCTGGCACGCCGCGATTTCGAAGCGGACACGCTGGAAGACTTCAAGGGCCTGAATCAACGCAGCCCGGTGTTCGCGTTCGTGATGATGGTCATGATGTTCTCGCTCGCCGGCATTCCGCCTGCGGTCGGCTTCTACGCGAAGCTCGCGGTGCTGCAGGCCACCATGAACGCCGGTCTGACCTGGCTGACGGTGCTGGCCGTGATGACGTCGCTGTTCGGCGCGTTCTACTACCTGCGTATCGTCAAGCTGATGTATTTCGACGATCCGGTAGACACCGCACCGATCCACGCCGACTCCAGCACGCGTGCTCTGCTCGCGCTGAACGGGCTGGCGGTGCTGGTGCTCGGCATCGTGCCGGACCCGCTGTTGAAGGCCTGCCTGCAGGCTATCCAGCACACGCTGCTGCTCTGA